One window of Candidatus Mycobacterium wuenschmannii genomic DNA carries:
- a CDS encoding nuclear transport factor 2 family protein: MASEADQIAAAQLYIDGLANHRGDAVPFAPDCVRFEMGIKTGFSGNHLRRSLNRGPQFRIIKECTPPKFEVDGDHVRAQFDVITKPTLAGRRVCSHVDETFLIVDGKIRHINAQMRPFIQHVR, from the coding sequence GTGGCTTCGGAGGCAGACCAGATCGCCGCGGCGCAGTTGTACATCGACGGCCTGGCCAATCACCGCGGCGACGCCGTTCCGTTCGCGCCGGACTGCGTGCGGTTCGAGATGGGCATCAAGACCGGATTTTCTGGAAACCACTTGCGGCGCAGCCTGAATCGCGGCCCACAGTTCCGGATCATCAAGGAGTGCACCCCGCCGAAGTTCGAGGTCGACGGCGATCACGTGCGCGCCCAGTTCGACGTGATCACCAAGCCGACACTGGCCGGACGCCGGGTGTGCTCGCACGTCGACGAGACGTTCCTGATTGTGGATGGCAAAATCCGCCACATCAACGCTCAGATGCGCCCGTTCATTCAGCACGTTCGATAG
- a CDS encoding nitroreductase family deazaflavin-dependent oxidoreductase, with protein sequence MAKPPPALNSAGTGVLIKWMSRLNTIAFKASGGRIGGTFLQGAPVALLTTIGRKTGQPRVSPLLFLRDGNRIVLVASQGGRANNPMWYLNLKANPKVTVQVKKEVLKLTARDATQEERDHYWPPLVAMYSSFEDYQSWTDRVIPIVICDP encoded by the coding sequence ATGGCCAAGCCGCCGCCCGCCCTCAACTCCGCCGGCACCGGTGTCCTGATCAAGTGGATGTCGCGCCTGAACACCATCGCCTTCAAGGCTTCGGGCGGCCGGATCGGCGGCACGTTCCTACAGGGCGCGCCGGTCGCGCTGCTGACCACCATCGGCCGAAAGACCGGGCAACCCCGCGTCAGCCCGCTGCTCTTCCTGCGCGACGGGAACCGCATCGTGCTGGTCGCCTCGCAGGGCGGTCGTGCCAACAACCCGATGTGGTACCTCAACCTCAAGGCCAATCCGAAGGTCACGGTGCAGGTCAAGAAAGAGGTGCTGAAGCTGACCGCCCGCGACGCCACCCAAGAAGAACGCGACCACTATTGGCCGCCGCTGGTGGCGATGTACTCGTCGTTCGAGGACTACCAATCCTGGACGGACCGGGTCATCCCGATCGTCATCTGCGACCCGTAA
- a CDS encoding NAD-dependent epimerase/dehydratase family protein yields MKVLITGGTGFVGAWTAKAVQDAGHHVRFLVRSPDRLNTSAAQIGVDVSDHVVGDIADAEITAEVLRGCDAVIHCAAMVSTDPARADEMLHTNLEGARNVLGGAVAAKIDPIIHVSSFTALFRPGLPKLHADLPVVGGSDGYGKSKAIVEAYARGLQDAGAPVNISYPGMVLGPPAGDQFGEAAEGVEAAIKMGGVPGRSAAWIVVDVRDLAALHVALLRPGQGPRRYMAGGQRIPVDRLAALIGAAADRNLLAVPVPDVGLRALGRLFDVVGDHLPFETPINSAAMQYYTQMPNSDDTPAERDLGITQRDPARTLADTVVGLRKVGRI; encoded by the coding sequence ATGAAGGTTCTGATCACGGGGGGCACCGGATTTGTCGGTGCGTGGACAGCCAAGGCCGTCCAAGACGCGGGACACCACGTCAGGTTTCTCGTGCGAAGCCCCGACCGCCTCAACACCAGCGCCGCACAGATCGGCGTCGACGTCAGCGATCACGTTGTCGGTGACATCGCAGACGCGGAGATCACTGCCGAGGTGCTACGCGGCTGTGACGCCGTCATTCATTGCGCGGCAATGGTTTCCACCGATCCAGCGCGCGCCGACGAGATGTTGCACACGAACCTCGAAGGCGCACGCAACGTGCTCGGCGGGGCGGTCGCCGCGAAGATCGATCCCATCATTCACGTCTCGAGCTTCACCGCGCTGTTTCGGCCGGGCCTGCCGAAGCTGCACGCGGACCTGCCCGTGGTCGGCGGTTCGGACGGGTACGGCAAGTCCAAGGCGATCGTCGAGGCTTATGCGCGGGGCCTGCAGGACGCCGGCGCACCGGTGAACATCAGCTATCCAGGGATGGTGCTGGGGCCACCCGCCGGCGATCAGTTCGGCGAGGCCGCCGAGGGCGTGGAGGCCGCCATCAAAATGGGCGGCGTGCCTGGGCGCAGCGCGGCCTGGATCGTGGTGGACGTTCGCGATCTCGCCGCCCTGCATGTCGCCCTGTTACGGCCCGGCCAGGGACCGCGCCGCTATATGGCGGGTGGCCAACGCATTCCGGTCGATCGGCTAGCAGCGCTGATCGGCGCCGCCGCCGACCGCAACCTGCTGGCGGTCCCGGTTCCCGATGTCGGACTGCGCGCCCTGGGGCGGTTGTTCGACGTCGTCGGGGATCATCTGCCCTTCGAGACGCCGATCAACTCTGCGGCCATGCAGTACTACACCCAGATGCCGAACTCCGATGACACTCCGGCCGAGCGCGACCTCGGTATCACGCAACGGGACCCGGCGCGGACGCTTGCCGACACGGTCGTCGGACTGCGGAAGGTCGGCCGTATCTGA